A single Shumkonia mesophila DNA region contains:
- a CDS encoding tripartite tricarboxylate transporter TctB family protein has product MFCVIIFFDTLNKPTSLREPLGSFSVPRYIALFVIGFSGYLSWQTLARIRRLRYEIHDTANTTASSQIPVLKALCVIIAYCISLTWPVVSSLLTTPVFLFVLIMVLSKWNIKNIVISFFLSILFGVGLPILFKNYLYVNLP; this is encoded by the coding sequence ATGTTCTGCGTGATAATATTTTTTGACACGCTGAATAAACCAACATCTCTTCGAGAACCATTAGGTTCGTTTTCCGTACCAAGATATATTGCGCTTTTCGTGATTGGGTTCAGCGGATATCTTTCCTGGCAAACCTTAGCGCGCATTCGGAGACTCCGTTACGAAATTCATGACACGGCAAATACTACTGCGTCATCACAGATCCCGGTGTTAAAGGCTCTTTGCGTTATAATCGCATATTGCATATCATTGACATGGCCTGTTGTATCATCTCTTTTAACTACGCCTGTTTTTTTATTCGTTTTGATTATGGTTTTATCAAAATGGAACATAAAAAATATCGTTATATCTTTTTTCCTTTCTATATTGTTTGGCGTTGGACTTCCTATACTGTTTAAAAATTATCTGTATGTAAACCTTCCTTAA
- a CDS encoding tripartite tricarboxylate transporter permease, with protein MSALAESISYIITPLPFALCVIGVLSGIVVGAIPGFSGAMLIAMSIPLTYFMTNVDAMVLLISMYVGSVSGGLISATLLKMPGTPSSIMTTMDGFPMAQSGNAARALGLGISASFVGGLISWFFLYFFSPVLAIWGTRFGPWEIFSMVVMALALIASLSKASLAKGLLAALLGVMASLPGIDKASGTVRLTFGFDHLASGFELVPVLLGIFVFSQAFSDLAKIGGTPQIVKTDTKSIFLSLKDWKDQSFNMIRSSLVGTWIGFLPGVGGSVASIVSYTVAKNSSKTPEKYGTGFPDGIVASESANNGSIGGALIPLVTLGIPGSTVDAILIGALLLHNLQPGPMLYVTNPEIINTIIATCLFANVVMFFMMSGLVRQIAKLSVIPPSFMMSVIILCCLLGAIAISSSVFDVWVTLGFGCVGYAMYQFNIPHAPFVIGFILAELAESALRTALMASAGSLEPIVYRPVALAFIFITVFMLIYSMRKGRKKTQE; from the coding sequence ATGTCCGCACTGGCCGAATCAATTTCGTATATTATTACGCCATTGCCGTTTGCTCTGTGTGTAATTGGCGTTCTGTCCGGAATTGTCGTCGGGGCCATTCCCGGTTTTAGCGGCGCCATGCTCATCGCGATGTCCATTCCGCTGACATATTTCATGACGAACGTCGATGCGATGGTTCTGCTCATCTCCATGTATGTGGGGTCCGTAAGTGGCGGCCTCATTTCGGCAACGCTTCTAAAAATGCCCGGTACGCCGTCTTCTATCATGACCACCATGGATGGCTTTCCAATGGCTCAGTCGGGTAACGCAGCCCGAGCGTTGGGACTTGGCATCTCGGCGAGTTTTGTTGGGGGGCTGATTTCTTGGTTTTTCTTGTATTTTTTCTCTCCAGTCTTGGCCATTTGGGGTACCCGTTTCGGGCCATGGGAAATCTTCAGTATGGTGGTTATGGCTCTCGCGCTCATCGCTTCGCTATCCAAAGCATCCTTGGCCAAGGGGTTGTTGGCGGCTTTGCTGGGTGTGATGGCCTCGCTTCCCGGTATTGACAAGGCGTCCGGAACCGTTCGGTTGACGTTTGGCTTTGACCACTTGGCAAGCGGCTTCGAGCTAGTGCCAGTGTTGCTTGGCATTTTTGTTTTCAGCCAGGCATTTTCGGACCTAGCCAAGATCGGGGGGACGCCGCAAATCGTCAAAACCGACACCAAATCAATTTTTCTCTCCTTGAAGGACTGGAAGGACCAATCCTTCAACATGATTCGGTCATCATTGGTGGGAACTTGGATTGGATTTCTTCCGGGAGTTGGCGGAAGCGTGGCTTCCATTGTCTCGTACACGGTTGCGAAAAACAGTTCAAAGACGCCAGAGAAGTACGGTACCGGATTTCCGGATGGCATTGTCGCGTCGGAAAGCGCCAACAATGGATCCATTGGCGGCGCTCTTATTCCTCTGGTGACGCTGGGTATTCCGGGAAGCACCGTGGATGCGATCCTCATTGGCGCGCTTTTGTTGCACAATCTTCAGCCCGGGCCGATGCTTTACGTCACAAACCCAGAGATTATCAACACGATCATTGCGACCTGCCTTTTCGCCAATGTCGTAATGTTTTTCATGATGAGCGGTCTGGTTCGGCAGATTGCGAAATTATCAGTGATTCCACCATCCTTCATGATGTCGGTAATCATCCTTTGTTGTCTGCTGGGTGCTATCGCCATTAGCAGTAGTGTTTTCGACGTGTGGGTGACGCTGGGTTTTGGCTGCGTTGGCTATGCCATGTATCAATTCAATATCCCCCACGCCCCATTTGTCATTGGATTCATTTTGGCGGAATTGGCGGAGTCGGCGTTGAGGACGGCTCTTATGGCATCGGCCGGGTCACTTGAGCCGATAGTGTACAGGCCGGTTGCGCTGGCGTTTATTTTTATTACGGTATTTATGCTTATCTATTCCATGCGCAAGGGGCGCAAAAAAACACAGGAGTAG
- a CDS encoding TRAP transporter small permease has product MSVPSHRFGTITFLYAVAATASKWLLWFSAACIALMVSVTMAEIILRYFFSIPLPWANEAARTLFVWAVMLGIAIATWSNAHIAVKIVGDVWFSTFKQGGRVIASCGIVVLSLLLLIEGTHFAHVNLTNITPGLEISLSFATAGIAVGGLFMCLFSALTLLEECSPRFREAGQRVRAGRSTS; this is encoded by the coding sequence ATGAGTGTGCCGTCGCATCGGTTCGGCACTATCACCTTCCTCTACGCAGTAGCGGCAACGGCTTCGAAATGGCTGCTTTGGTTTTCGGCTGCATGTATCGCGTTGATGGTTTCGGTTACCATGGCCGAGATCATTCTTCGGTATTTCTTTAGCATACCCTTGCCCTGGGCGAACGAGGCGGCACGGACCCTCTTTGTTTGGGCGGTCATGCTTGGCATAGCGATAGCGACTTGGTCGAATGCCCACATCGCGGTGAAGATAGTTGGCGATGTCTGGTTTTCCACGTTCAAGCAAGGCGGACGGGTGATTGCCAGTTGCGGAATTGTCGTGCTTTCCCTGCTGTTGCTGATCGAAGGAACCCATTTCGCCCATGTCAATCTGACCAACATTACACCCGGCCTTGAGATTTCGCTCTCCTTTGCCACTGCCGGCATTGCCGTTGGCGGCTTGTTCATGTGCCTGTTCAGTGCGCTGACTTTGCTTGAGGAATGCTCCCCGCGTTTTAGGGAGGCGGGGCAAAGGGTGCGAGCGGGGAGATCGACGTCATGA
- a CDS encoding TRAP transporter large permease — translation MNAVILFGSFFLMVAMTVPISVSLGLSSLFAMMVIFGIEQMPLVLIPSQIYAATDSYPLLAIPYFILAGNLMITGGVTDRLVAFFAAIVRGVPAGLAHVVTLSCMFFAALSGSSTATNAAIGKALVPKLYDYGYERSFSAGLVASSSVIGIIIPPSIAMIIYGTTAEVSIGRLFLGGFVPGIIIGLGIMGMSWWRMRKVPRPVNEPKFSWAEVWRTFHRSFWSLTIPFVVLGGIYAGIFTPTEAAAVAVFYGLFVGVIIHREIGVSHVFGALVDTVVDTANIVFLVAAASLFGWCLTYLQIPHAVAQLLLQITTTPVAFLLLVFCLYLVAGCFANPSAAIVIIVPILLPTVSQLGIDPIFFGVFTVMALSLGLITPPVGPDLFVTAGVTRLPFEVVTRGSMPFLGVMIVITAMMIFLPGLITWLPATLHG, via the coding sequence ATGAATGCCGTCATCCTTTTCGGCAGCTTCTTCCTGATGGTGGCGATGACGGTTCCCATCTCAGTTTCCCTTGGGCTGTCATCGCTGTTTGCCATGATGGTCATATTCGGTATCGAGCAGATGCCGTTGGTATTGATTCCGTCGCAAATATACGCCGCGACGGATTCGTACCCTCTTCTGGCCATCCCCTATTTCATTCTGGCGGGAAATCTGATGATTACCGGTGGGGTGACCGACCGACTAGTGGCGTTCTTCGCGGCTATCGTCCGTGGCGTTCCGGCGGGATTGGCCCATGTTGTGACTTTGTCATGCATGTTCTTCGCAGCCCTTTCCGGGTCTTCGACTGCCACAAACGCGGCTATCGGCAAGGCACTTGTTCCCAAACTTTACGACTATGGGTATGAGCGCTCCTTTTCGGCCGGGCTTGTTGCTTCGAGCTCAGTGATCGGCATTATCATCCCGCCAAGTATCGCAATGATTATCTATGGCACCACCGCTGAGGTATCGATCGGGCGGCTTTTTCTCGGTGGGTTCGTTCCTGGAATCATTATAGGCTTGGGCATCATGGGCATGAGCTGGTGGAGAATGAGGAAAGTTCCGCGGCCAGTGAATGAACCAAAATTCTCGTGGGCCGAGGTATGGCGAACCTTTCATAGGTCGTTCTGGTCATTGACCATTCCGTTTGTGGTGTTAGGCGGTATTTATGCCGGGATCTTCACGCCGACGGAGGCGGCGGCGGTTGCCGTGTTTTATGGTTTGTTCGTCGGTGTCATCATTCATCGAGAAATAGGTGTTTCGCACGTTTTCGGCGCCCTCGTGGACACGGTTGTCGATACGGCAAACATCGTGTTCCTGGTTGCCGCTGCATCGCTCTTTGGTTGGTGCTTGACTTATCTGCAGATACCCCACGCTGTCGCGCAACTACTGTTGCAGATTACCACGACGCCGGTTGCCTTTCTGCTTCTTGTCTTCTGTCTCTACCTTGTGGCGGGGTGTTTTGCCAACCCATCCGCGGCGATCGTGATAATCGTGCCAATACTGCTGCCTACCGTGAGCCAACTTGGCATCGACCCGATTTTCTTCGGGGTGTTCACGGTGATGGCTTTGTCATTAGGGCTGATTACACCCCCGGTAGGGCCGGATCTTTTCGTGACTGCAGGCGTAACTCGACTCCCTTTCGAGGTCGTAACCAGGGGATCTATGCCATTTCTTGGGGTAATGATTGTTATCACAGCGATGATGATCTTCCTCCCGGGGCTAATTACATGGCTTCCCGCAACTCTTCACGGCTAG
- a CDS encoding TRAP transporter substrate-binding protein produces MRGTVLTKAAYFTVFLIALTFLAAKVSAQDSVVTLRLSSPNPATHPYSVGAQKFAELVHKGTDGAVKVMVFPDNQLGNPGAVAQGVQLGTIEMGIVASAHLVPYFDGMAALDLPFLFPNVETAYAKLDGELGRVVARGLATKNIEVLTYFDGGFRNIFSTRGPVATPNDMQGLKIRVMNSPVTIDTIKALGGMPVPLAWGDLYTGLQQGVVNGGETGITQMWSQKFYEVAKYMSLTRSVFTAGPVIISKRRLESFSSDHQAAIRSAAKEAADFQRKLAQGEEVKMAEQLKAQGLTFNEVDLEKFRLAVKPVWEKFGARLPKDIMDQIAN; encoded by the coding sequence ATGAGAGGCACCGTTCTGACGAAGGCCGCGTACTTCACGGTTTTCCTCATCGCTTTGACGTTTTTGGCAGCCAAGGTTTCCGCGCAGGACAGTGTCGTGACGTTGAGATTGTCCTCACCCAACCCCGCCACCCACCCTTACTCGGTTGGCGCACAGAAGTTCGCCGAGCTTGTTCACAAAGGTACCGATGGTGCTGTGAAGGTGATGGTCTTTCCGGACAACCAGTTGGGCAACCCTGGTGCCGTTGCTCAAGGCGTTCAATTAGGCACGATCGAGATGGGTATCGTGGCCAGTGCGCATCTTGTTCCTTATTTTGATGGAATGGCCGCGTTGGATCTCCCGTTTCTATTTCCAAACGTTGAAACCGCATACGCCAAACTCGACGGTGAACTGGGGCGGGTTGTGGCGAGAGGACTGGCAACGAAGAATATCGAGGTGCTTACCTATTTCGACGGAGGATTCCGCAACATCTTCAGTACCCGTGGGCCTGTAGCTACGCCAAATGATATGCAAGGATTGAAGATTCGCGTCATGAACAGCCCCGTCACCATCGACACGATCAAGGCTCTCGGCGGGATGCCGGTGCCACTGGCGTGGGGAGACTTGTATACAGGATTGCAGCAAGGCGTGGTCAACGGCGGCGAAACCGGAATTACGCAAATGTGGTCGCAGAAGTTTTACGAAGTGGCCAAATACATGTCGTTGACCAGAAGCGTATTTACGGCAGGACCAGTCATCATTTCCAAGCGCCGGCTGGAATCCTTTTCTTCTGACCATCAAGCCGCAATCCGCTCGGCCGCCAAAGAAGCCGCCGACTTCCAACGTAAGTTGGCGCAGGGTGAGGAGGTTAAAATGGCTGAGCAACTTAAGGCCCAAGGTCTAACATTTAATGAGGTGGATTTGGAGAAATTCCGCCTTGCCGTTAAGCCCGTATGGGAAAAATTCGGTGCAAGGCTTCCAAAAGACATCATGGACCAGATTGCCAATTAA
- a CDS encoding SMP-30/gluconolactonase/LRE family protein produces MFQVPPSVEAKIFARLPDKFRNPKKRSRWIEIRRRGVDTHSFFEGPSFDRDGNLYVVDLAYSRIFRISPNRTFTLIADYDGEPNGLKIHRDGRIFVADHRLGLLQLDPDTGSLNPILERAFLESFKGLNDLIFDKDGTLYFTDQGETGMNDPTGRVYRRFPDGRLQLLLNNVPSPNGIALSPDETLLYVAATRGNCIWRVPIETTGEVSRAGIFIQLSGGLAGPDGIAVDAKGGLIACINGFGTVWAFSRLGEPQLRIHSPEGLATTNCAFGGPDNKTLFITESSSGSILAVDMEVPGLPLFSHA; encoded by the coding sequence ATGTTTCAAGTTCCCCCGAGTGTTGAAGCGAAGATTTTTGCCCGATTGCCTGATAAATTCCGAAATCCAAAAAAAAGATCGAGATGGATTGAAATAAGGAGGCGTGGCGTAGACACACATTCCTTTTTTGAGGGTCCATCTTTTGATCGGGATGGAAATCTTTATGTGGTCGATTTGGCCTATTCTCGAATATTCCGCATTTCACCAAACCGTACATTCACGCTGATCGCTGATTACGACGGTGAGCCGAACGGCCTCAAGATTCATCGTGACGGCCGTATTTTTGTTGCGGACCACCGCCTGGGGCTTCTTCAACTCGACCCCGACACCGGCAGTCTCAACCCCATATTGGAACGGGCGTTTCTCGAATCGTTCAAGGGTCTGAACGACCTAATATTCGACAAGGACGGCACACTTTATTTTACCGATCAAGGCGAAACCGGCATGAACGACCCGACCGGAAGGGTTTATCGGCGGTTCCCGGATGGGCGACTGCAACTCTTGCTCAACAACGTTCCGAGTCCTAACGGGATTGCACTCAGTCCGGACGAAACCTTGCTTTATGTCGCGGCCACGCGAGGCAACTGTATCTGGCGGGTTCCTATCGAGACTACTGGCGAGGTTTCACGTGCCGGGATATTCATTCAACTTTCGGGTGGTCTGGCCGGTCCCGACGGTATTGCCGTGGACGCAAAAGGCGGCTTGATTGCGTGCATCAACGGGTTCGGTACAGTCTGGGCCTTCAGCAGACTGGGAGAGCCCCAGTTGCGGATTCACTCGCCTGAAGGCCTTGCCACGACGAACTGCGCGTTTGGCGGGCCCGATAACAAGACACTGTTCATTACCGAGTCTTCAAGCGGCTCGATCCTGGCGGTCGATATGGAAGTGCCGGGTTTGCCTCTTTTCTCGCACGCATAG
- a CDS encoding NAD-dependent epimerase/dehydratase family protein, which produces MTPYSHQPTYHRLLITGAAGRLGSVLREGLYGEFPILRLSDRQDLGFARPGEEIFPAHLENFEDVFDVMEDVDAVVHLGAKLDPEDWPEVLQTNIIGTYNVFEAARRRRVKRVVFASSHHVVGFHRRDHVVGPDAPFRPDSPYAVSKVFGEALGRLYADKHGLSIVCQRIGVARLQMPHVRGLSTWLSYPDYLHLTRCCLTAADIHFLVVYGVSANMRRIWDNSIAATIGYTPNDNAENHVEELLKTPDFSDEPKIERLFAGGFYCSAGFDGDPQKID; this is translated from the coding sequence ATGACACCCTACTCACATCAACCTACCTACCACCGCCTTCTTATCACGGGCGCGGCTGGCCGTCTCGGCTCTGTCTTACGTGAGGGTCTGTACGGGGAATTTCCGATTCTTCGTCTTTCGGATCGTCAAGATTTAGGTTTTGCCCGCCCCGGTGAAGAGATTTTTCCGGCTCACCTCGAGAACTTCGAAGATGTCTTCGATGTCATGGAGGATGTCGATGCTGTTGTTCATCTTGGCGCGAAGCTTGACCCGGAAGATTGGCCGGAAGTGCTTCAGACCAATATTATCGGAACCTATAACGTATTTGAGGCCGCGCGACGGCGCCGCGTCAAACGCGTCGTTTTTGCGAGCAGTCATCATGTCGTGGGATTTCATCGACGGGATCACGTAGTCGGTCCTGATGCTCCATTCCGACCCGATTCTCCATATGCCGTCAGCAAGGTTTTTGGAGAGGCGCTTGGTCGCCTTTATGCAGACAAGCATGGCCTCAGCATCGTCTGCCAACGAATTGGGGTGGCGCGCCTACAGATGCCGCACGTCCGCGGACTATCCACTTGGCTTAGCTATCCCGACTACCTACATCTCACGCGATGCTGCCTGACGGCTGCCGACATCCACTTTCTTGTGGTCTATGGCGTATCGGCCAATATGCGGCGTATATGGGACAACTCTATCGCGGCAACCATCGGTTATACTCCAAATGACAACGCAGAGAACCACGTTGAGGAGCTTCTAAAGACACCAGATTTCAGCGATGAGCCGAAAATCGAAAGGCTGTTCGCCGGCGGTTTTTATTGCTCAGCGGGATTCGATGGTGATCCTCAAAAAATTGACTGA
- a CDS encoding FadR/GntR family transcriptional regulator has translation MFDKISPIHRSQIVAEQIVSKIQLAKMQIGDKLASEREIAKSMDVSRNTLREAIAMLQVAGILEVRRSSGIFIAALPDQDVVKRRLIDGVFATFTDSETAIDARIAMEPGVAILASKTATDEEWKSIDRHLDAMREAVDKKDIEEYRKNDNDMHKLFATATHNEVIISTILPIIDTARQPLWSAIKKDIYNSSVLHESYDEHRLIVEAMRTTDEYYIFRAVRRHLEKSKARLGIDIDG, from the coding sequence ATGTTTGACAAGATAAGCCCCATCCATCGTAGCCAGATTGTTGCCGAACAGATTGTCTCAAAGATCCAATTGGCCAAGATGCAGATTGGCGACAAACTGGCCTCGGAGCGGGAAATCGCCAAATCCATGGATGTCAGCCGTAACACCCTTCGAGAGGCAATAGCCATGCTTCAAGTGGCGGGTATTCTCGAAGTGAGGCGGAGCAGTGGGATTTTCATCGCCGCGTTGCCTGATCAAGACGTTGTCAAGCGTCGCCTAATCGATGGCGTTTTTGCGACATTTACGGATTCGGAAACCGCAATTGACGCCAGGATCGCGATGGAACCAGGAGTTGCAATTCTTGCGTCCAAAACCGCTACAGATGAGGAGTGGAAGAGCATTGACCGCCACTTGGACGCAATGCGTGAAGCAGTTGATAAAAAAGATATAGAAGAATATAGAAAAAATGATAATGATATGCATAAACTATTTGCAACAGCCACCCATAATGAGGTAATTATTTCCACAATTCTGCCTATTATAGACACGGCCCGCCAGCCTCTGTGGAGTGCCATAAAAAAAGACATATACAATTCAAGCGTTTTACATGAAAGCTATGATGAACACCGGCTGATCGTCGAAGCCATGCGGACGACAGACGAATACTACATTTTCCGAGCCGTCAGAAGACATCTTGAAAAATCCAAGGCGCGTTTGGGTATCGACATTGATGGCTAG